One window from the genome of Amycolatopsis sp. NBC_01480 encodes:
- a CDS encoding TIGR04222 domain-containing membrane protein: MSEPWGISGPQFLVLYGLVLALLLIAQLVVAAMVRARARSAPATHDGSMPGVYQLAYLVGGAARAIDTAIAALVERGQLRVNSYRQLSAAGATPPEPLERAVHAAAKEASRSLMINELRSRTMDSLAVKDIEADLDRRGLLMSSGGLAKIRTSFSLLYALVLAVGVVRCVNGAALGRPMGGLIALLLVALVLTFATYSARQRKRRHLTSAGEALVIRARTELQATERPEELARAAHGGALFAGAAVAVALGGLAMYPDEELSTALATPAWSGGGGSSGGSSCSSGSSCSSGSSCGGGSSCGGGGCGG; the protein is encoded by the coding sequence ATGAGTGAGCCGTGGGGTATCTCGGGCCCGCAGTTCCTGGTGCTGTACGGGCTGGTTTTGGCGCTGTTGCTGATCGCGCAGCTGGTTGTCGCCGCCATGGTGCGGGCGCGGGCCCGTTCGGCACCCGCCACGCACGACGGCTCGATGCCGGGCGTCTACCAGCTGGCTTACCTCGTGGGCGGCGCCGCGCGCGCCATCGACACGGCGATCGCGGCGCTGGTCGAGCGTGGCCAGCTGCGCGTGAACAGCTACCGCCAGCTGAGCGCGGCCGGCGCGACGCCGCCAGAGCCGTTGGAGCGGGCCGTCCACGCCGCCGCGAAGGAGGCCAGCCGGAGCCTGATGATCAACGAGCTGCGGTCCCGGACCATGGATTCCCTTGCGGTGAAAGACATCGAAGCTGACCTGGACCGGCGTGGCCTGCTCATGTCCTCGGGCGGTTTGGCGAAGATTCGGACCTCCTTCTCCCTGTTGTACGCACTGGTCCTGGCGGTCGGGGTGGTGCGGTGCGTGAACGGCGCTGCCCTCGGCCGTCCGATGGGCGGGCTCATCGCGCTGCTGCTCGTCGCGCTGGTGCTGACCTTCGCGACGTACTCGGCCCGCCAGCGAAAGCGCCGCCACCTGACGTCAGCCGGCGAAGCCCTGGTCATCCGGGCCCGCACAGAGCTGCAGGCCACGGAACGGCCGGAGGAGCTCGCGCGAGCGGCCCACGGTGGCGCGCTGTTCGCCGGCGCCGCCGTGGCCGTCGCCCTCGGCGGCCTCGCCATGTACCCCGACGAGGAACTGAGCACCGCCCTGGCCACCCCTGCCTGGTCCGGCGGCGGTGGCTCTTCCGGCGGCTCGTCCTGCAGCAGCGGTTCCTCTTGCAGCAGCGGCTCGTCCTGTGGCGGCGGCTCCTCGTGCGGCGGTGGCGGATGCGGCGGTTGA